A window of Clostridiaceae bacterium genomic DNA:
TCAAAGCTCGTGCAGCTTTTAATATTAGAGTCCTTATGTTGCTTTGAAGTGCTCAAGCTCGTCTTTGGTATTGAATCTATAAATCGAAGATGCTGAATTGCGTTTTGTATGTAGGAAATCCATTAGTCAGTTTCGCCAGGTTGTATCTGAATTGTCCCATCCTGAAACACAAGCTCGCCTGATGAAACAAGCTCCTCCTGCATAAATTTCCGCTTTTCTGCAATCAACTTACCATTCTTCATATTCAGCACATAGTCGTAGTTTATTCGGTCAGACAACTCATAGATTGCACCTCTGGCATAATCATAGATAATAATGCGGTTATCTATGATTCCAGAACCAATGCTGATTGTCGAACAAAGCTCTGGTTTTCCATCTCCTGTCAGATCACAGAAATATACGTTCCAGATCGGCATACCTGCGTAAAGGGTAACTATTTCTTTGTCAGTTACTGCTTCGAGCTTCTCGGCGTGACAACGGAAGGTTACGTCCGGAAATACATCAAGATTGATTTCACGCACGTCGCCCCATATTATTTCATCACCGTGGAGACCGTCAAACCATTTTGTTGCAGTTGATTTAATAGAATCATCTTCAATCAGGCTAAACACCCACCGAATACTTGTATCATCAGAGCCGGGATCGTCCTTTTCTGAAGCGTCATAATAACCGTAAGTAAGATATACGTCTCCGTTTTTCTGCAAAAGTAAATAGTAAAATACCGTATCTGACAAGTCAGTTACCAACAAACACCAGGCTTTTTGATTATTACTTCGCAGACTGCTGGCAGGTTCGCGAACTCCCCAAAAGTATCTATCAAAATTGTCTTTTGTTAACCTAATTTCTTCAAATGTGCCTGCATTCACCCAGTTGGTGGAACCCTTGTCCTCTAATACCAATAACTCTTTTTTATTTGTGACGAAATACTTTGGTGCAGTTTCTGTTATATAACTGAAGGCATATGCGCCTGACTCATAAATGATATCTCTTACTTTATAGTATTTTCCAAAAGGATCTATTCTTATAGAATCAGAATCTTTTGGATTTGTCAAAAAGCAGACCGCAACCACGATTAAGGTAACCACGGCTGCAATGATAATCCAAAATGCCGGCTTCCTATAATTCATCACATGTTTTACCCTTTCTTTCACACCCACCTCGCCGAAGGCCAGCGGGGAGGCTGCAATGCGCCGGTGGTAAGTACTGCAATTGAGAAGTGCAGTGGAATATGCCCGTAAAGCCTCTCTGTCCATCTCCCTCACGACCTTCTCATCACAGGCGGCTTCAATATCCCGGCATAGAAGGATATACGCTGCCCATAAAAGAGGATTGAACCAATATACCGACAGAAGCAGGAATCCCAGCGGCTTCCACCAGTGGTCGAGTCGCTTGATATGTGCCTGCTCATGGACGATAATATAAGCAAGATCAGCATCATTCAGCTTGTAGGGCAGATAGATGACCGGATGTAAAATGCCTAAGACAAAGGGCGAATCTACCAGCTCGCTCTGCTTAATGCCTTTTTGATAAAGCGTTGCGTCTGCCAATTTTCGTTTCAAAAGCAGGGAACTGATCAGAGTATAGAGCAGCATGGCCGCCGCCACGGCAAGCCAGACCCACGAAAGAAGAAACAACCAGAACTTCGTCGGGGTTACACTGACCCCGACAGCCGGTGCCATAGACTCCCACGGCAAGGAATTGATGACTTGACCGACGGCAGAAATCCCACTTTGAATCTGAGGATTGGCCGAATATAAAATTTCCTGCGGCAGCGGTTCGGCACAGGGAATCAGACTGAATGCGCTCTCAATGGAAAACGGTAGTATCAGCCGTAGCGCAACCAGTCCCCACAGCAGGCAAAATAGCCATTTCGGTGCTTTGCGGAAGAGAAGTCTCACAAGGATGACTGCCAGCACCATGACACTTGCGGTCAGACTGAGGTTTACAAGCTTCAGAAAGACAGCTTCCACGACGAATCCTCCTTACTTATTGATAATACGCCGAATTTCTTCGATCTCGGCATCCGATAAGTCCTGCCGTTTCGCAAAGGCGGCGATAAAGGCAGGAAGTGAATTTTCAAAGGTCTTTTTAATCATTTCGTCCATTTCCGCAAGCTGGATCTCCTCTTTACTGACGAGGGAAGAAACGATGGAGCCTTCGTTTTTGACAACACCCCGGTCTATCAGCCGCTTGATAACGGTGTAGGTTGTCGTTCTGCTCCAGCCCAGTTCTTCATTACAGAGCTTGGCGAGCTTTGCGCGGGAAATGGGCTCATTTTTCCAGAGTATCAGGCAAAAACGGTATTCACTTTCAAATACTTTCGGTACAGCCATGATAATGCCTCCTTGTGTCTACTATATTAGACACAATTTAGTCTAACAGAGTAGACACGGTAAGTCAATGGGGTACTTGAATGTTTACAGAACTATCGCAATTGCAAATGGGTGGATATTGCGTGGATATAAAAAGGCTCTCCACCGTCGAAATTCATAATGTAAGAGTAATATCTATCAGGCATCATTTAACATATTTGATGCAACTGAATATTTCTTTTTTCAAAAAACACCTCTAAATGCTAGAATGGCATCTATTACTCGGAGGTGTATAGCTATTCATAATTATTCCTAAAGATTATGGCGAATACCCATTGACATGTTCTCGTGAATAGATAATATAAAAGTTGCACACGGACATCAATTTCATCAACTCGAACCATGTTAAGAGTGTGGTTCTGATTAGTGCGTCCAGCAAAGCTAGGAAATGCTAACAGGTGAAAACCCTGTAGCATTAAAGGTAGGGCAGCTACTTAGTCAGCAACCAGTGTATGAAGTAATTTTTTGAAGATCCGACGACCTCAACCAGCTTTGGTAATCTTGCATTAATTACTGTATCAGGGAATTCGAAGTTTCCTAATTTACCACCAGGAGGGAAAATCAGTTCTTACCCAAGTACTATCGAGCAAAGTCTTAAACTTAAGATGAAAGAAATGGTGAATTTCGATGATGGTAAATGGACGGTAGAAAAAGCACGTAAACATAAAGACGAAATGTTTAGAATTCTGAAAGATTAGTTTTACATATATTGATGTATTGGATGAGAGAGGACTTTCTAAGGAAGAGGTTGTACAAAATGAAAATAACGAGGTGGGATTAACAATGAACTATCAAATAATGGAAGCCAAAGGAAAGAGATACCTTTATATTAAAAGTAAAGATTCATTAATTAAAAGTGAACAAGATGCTCATGACATTATTTCACTTTGTATTGAACATGACACGGATGCAGTACTCCTTGAGGGTGATAGTTTTTCAGATGATTTCGTGAAGTTGAG
This region includes:
- a CDS encoding peptidase M56; this encodes MEAVFLKLVNLSLTASVMVLAVILVRLLFRKAPKWLFCLLWGLVALRLILPFSIESAFSLIPCAEPLPQEILYSANPQIQSGISAVGQVINSLPWESMAPAVGVSVTPTKFWLFLLSWVWLAVAAAMLLYTLISSLLLKRKLADATLYQKGIKQSELVDSPFVLGILHPVIYLPYKLNDADLAYIIVHEQAHIKRLDHWWKPLGFLLLSVYWFNPLLWAAYILLCRDIEAACDEKVVREMDREALRAYSTALLNCSTYHRRIAASPLAFGEVGVKERVKHVMNYRKPAFWIIIAAVVTLIVVAVCFLTNPKDSDSIRIDPFGKYYKVRDIIYESGAYAFSYITETAPKYFVTNKKELLVLEDKGSTNWVNAGTFEEIRLTKDNFDRYFWGVREPASSLRSNNQKAWCLLVTDLSDTVFYYLLLQKNGDVYLTYGYYDASEKDDPGSDDTSIRWVFSLIEDDSIKSTATKWFDGLHGDEIIWGDVREINLDVFPDVTFRCHAEKLEAVTDKEIVTLYAGMPIWNVYFCDLTGDGKPELCSTISIGSGIIDNRIIIYDYARGAIYELSDRINYDYVLNMKNGKLIAEKRKFMQEELVSSGELVFQDGTIQIQPGETD
- a CDS encoding BlaI/MecI/CopY family transcriptional regulator, encoding MAVPKVFESEYRFCLILWKNEPISRAKLAKLCNEELGWSRTTTYTVIKRLIDRGVVKNEGSIVSSLVSKEEIQLAEMDEMIKKTFENSLPAFIAAFAKRQDLSDAEIEEIRRIINK